From the Flavimarina sp. Hel_I_48 genome, one window contains:
- a CDS encoding alpha/beta hydrolase, with protein MSKKTILNLLVALVLLFNHNNILGQQLEIKPYQFITASNDTVQAEKGTFKVKENREKPSSDSIQLSFIRFKSTNSHPSSPIVYLSGGPGGSGSVTAKHERFELFMKLRQVADVIAFDQRGTGMSDKLTECPFKLDVPISQPITKEDYLKKTTENLKECKSFWDSHNVDLAAYNTTDSAKDLDALRRVLNVDKISLWGISYGSHLGFEYIRLFEKNIEKVVLASLEGPDETLRLPTKTDSFLDQICERAKDNYGQTPKYPDLKKKIIEVHKNLKEESIIVEIEGDKGEKIKVGISEFELQLAITAIYLRDPVMSKKIPSLYSQMQQGDFSEIGPMVKLIKQSISEPENPMSFAMDMQSGASDARKKRIKEELKTSLLGDGINYLMLDWIDELNYFHLPEEFRKLKDNHVNALLLSGKVDGRTYLSSAVEIAKSFKNGQHIIIDNAGHNLFILSPIIGDLVLEFLKGKELNVSEITLKPVTFE; from the coding sequence ATGTCAAAAAAAACTATCTTAAACTTACTAGTAGCATTAGTATTATTATTTAATCATAATAATATTTTGGGTCAACAACTTGAAATTAAACCTTACCAATTCATAACAGCGTCAAATGATACAGTTCAAGCAGAAAAAGGAACATTTAAAGTAAAAGAAAACAGGGAAAAACCCTCCTCTGATTCTATTCAATTATCGTTCATAAGATTTAAAAGCACTAACTCACACCCTTCAAGTCCAATTGTCTATTTGTCCGGAGGACCTGGCGGTTCTGGTTCAGTTACAGCCAAACATGAACGATTTGAGCTTTTTATGAAATTACGACAAGTTGCTGATGTAATCGCATTTGACCAAAGAGGAACTGGAATGTCCGATAAATTGACCGAGTGTCCATTTAAACTTGATGTTCCAATATCCCAACCAATAACAAAAGAAGATTATTTAAAAAAAACAACTGAAAATCTAAAAGAATGTAAATCATTTTGGGATTCCCACAATGTTGATTTAGCAGCATATAATACAACTGATAGTGCCAAAGATTTGGATGCACTTAGAAGGGTTTTGAATGTAGATAAAATATCTCTTTGGGGTATTAGTTATGGTTCACATTTGGGTTTTGAATACATAAGACTTTTTGAAAAAAATATTGAAAAAGTGGTTTTGGCAAGTTTAGAAGGACCTGATGAAACTTTGAGATTACCGACAAAAACTGACTCATTTTTAGACCAAATATGCGAACGCGCAAAAGATAATTATGGACAAACTCCCAAATATCCTGATCTAAAAAAGAAAATAATTGAAGTTCATAAAAATTTAAAAGAAGAATCCATAATAGTTGAAATAGAAGGTGACAAAGGAGAAAAAATAAAGGTTGGAATCTCTGAATTTGAACTACAGCTTGCAATTACCGCTATCTACTTAAGAGATCCCGTAATGTCAAAGAAAATCCCAAGTTTATATTCACAAATGCAACAAGGAGATTTTTCAGAAATAGGACCAATGGTAAAACTTATAAAACAATCTATTTCAGAACCTGAAAATCCGATGTCATTCGCAATGGATATGCAAAGTGGTGCTTCCGATGCCAGAAAGAAACGAATCAAGGAAGAATTGAAAACTTCGTTGCTTGGAGATGGCATTAATTATTTAATGTTGGATTGGATTGATGAACTCAATTATTTTCATCTTCCCGAAGAATTCAGAAAGCTTAAGGACAACCATGTAAACGCACTACTGTTAAGCGGAAAAGTGGATGGAAGAACTTATCTATCTTCGGCTGTCGAAATTGCCAAGTCATTTAAAAATGGACAACATATTATAATTGATAATGCAGGACATAATTTATTTATACTATCGCCAATTATAGGGGATTTGGTGCTCGAATTTTTAAAAGGAAAAGAATTGAATGTTAGTGAGATAACTCTTAAACCAGTTACATTTGAATAA
- a CDS encoding DUF5694 domain-containing protein translates to MLRIYITTIFLLFTIINTRSQEKTKVLLLATYHFGGNTNDDLKVTGDNILGDKKQKEIHTVIKKLKKFKPEKIYVENEPNRQKYWDSIYSDFKSGQEIQLADEIFQIGIKLAKELNLRHGVTCVDWHVRPAKTFFEKQYEELLKNVVNYYDDNNIPDTEPRSADLKETLRKIDSFNKIIPELELLDVFQALNSEKHLDTMFYASISSSLDVDKYNMNVFWSQKNMIRNVNIYQNIIKDILEDEPKKAVIIFGSSHIRALRNYLEVHPKIKIVNTEEYLK, encoded by the coding sequence ATGTTACGAATTTACATAACGACAATTTTTCTACTATTTACAATTATAAATACCCGATCTCAAGAAAAAACAAAAGTTCTGTTATTGGCTACTTATCATTTCGGAGGTAATACTAATGATGATTTAAAAGTAACTGGTGACAATATTCTTGGCGATAAAAAACAGAAGGAAATTCATACCGTTATAAAAAAATTAAAAAAATTCAAACCCGAAAAAATTTATGTAGAAAATGAACCCAACCGACAAAAATATTGGGATAGTATTTATTCAGATTTCAAAAGCGGACAGGAAATTCAACTTGCAGATGAAATATTCCAGATAGGAATTAAATTGGCCAAAGAATTAAATTTACGTCATGGAGTAACATGTGTGGATTGGCATGTTAGGCCGGCAAAAACGTTCTTTGAAAAGCAATATGAGGAGTTACTCAAAAACGTGGTTAATTATTACGATGATAATAATATTCCCGATACTGAGCCCAGATCTGCAGATTTAAAAGAAACGCTTAGAAAAATTGACAGCTTTAATAAAATAATACCTGAATTGGAATTGTTGGATGTTTTTCAAGCTCTGAACTCAGAAAAACATTTAGATACAATGTTTTATGCAAGTATATCTTCATCTTTGGACGTAGATAAATACAATATGAATGTTTTCTGGAGCCAGAAAAATATGATAAGAAATGTAAATATCTACCAAAATATCATTAAAGATATTTTAGAGGATGAGCCTAAAAAGGCTGTAATAATTTTCGGATCGAGTCATATCAGAGCTTTGAGAAACTATCTTGAAGTTCATCCAAAAATTAAAATCGTAAATACGGAAGAGTACCTTAAATAA
- a CDS encoding type II toxin-antitoxin system RelE/ParE family toxin produces the protein MKVTWTRKADTSFNAIVDYLLDIWPIEIATNFVDEVDHTVELIVKNPEMFKVSQYDNISREAFITKHTTMFYRILNDSIEIEYFWGNFDDPEKINKLLKFK, from the coding sequence ATGAAAGTCACGTGGACCAGAAAAGCCGATACGTCCTTCAACGCAATAGTGGATTACCTGTTGGATATTTGGCCCATTGAGATTGCTACTAATTTTGTAGACGAAGTGGATCATACTGTTGAATTGATAGTCAAGAATCCGGAAATGTTCAAGGTTTCACAATATGACAACATCAGTAGGGAAGCTTTTATTACCAAGCATACTACTATGTTTTATAGGATATTGAATGACTCAATCGAAATTGAATATTTTTGGGGAAATTTTGATGATCCTGAAAAGATAAACAAATTGCTAAAGTTCAAATAA
- a CDS encoding GNAT family N-acetyltransferase, which yields MICISRSLTDYCYACYLSNLAVRKEFQKEGVGRKSIEMTKKEIGGETALILLSAPLATEYYPKIGFEECKTIFQLFY from the coding sequence TTGATTTGTATTTCGCGCTCACTAACCGATTATTGCTATGCCTGCTATTTATCAAATTTAGCTGTTAGAAAAGAATTTCAAAAAGAAGGAGTAGGTAGAAAATCAATAGAAATGACTAAAAAGGAAATAGGCGGCGAGACCGCATTGATATTACTTTCCGCACCATTGGCTACGGAATATTATCCAAAAATAGGATTCGAAGAATGCAAAACCATTTTCCAACTATTTTACTAA
- a CDS encoding YhcG family protein has product MLEEEKIKTILFEDISQIIERGRKQLSAKVNSTLTMVYWQVGNRINDVVLDNERAVYGKETVVAVSAQLEVRYGRSFAERNVRRMMQLALVFPDLEIVSQLATQLSWSHFIELLPLKKDGARMFYASKAAEETWGRNELRHQIDRKAFERREIAQIQFSEQSDDLQTSFKDPYFLEFLGLKEGYMENNLEEAILKELELFILELGKGFAFVERQKRMILDGDDFYLDLLFFHRKLKRLVAIELKLGKFIPAHKGQMELYLKWLNRFEKQEGENPAIGLILCAEKSNEQVELLEMGKEGIMVAEYWTELPPRDELEAKLHSAMIEAREHLERKKLL; this is encoded by the coding sequence ATGTTGGAGGAAGAAAAAATAAAAACAATCTTATTTGAAGATATTTCCCAAATCATCGAGCGGGGAAGGAAGCAGCTTTCCGCCAAGGTAAACAGCACACTTACCATGGTCTATTGGCAGGTGGGCAATAGGATCAATGATGTTGTTCTTGACAATGAACGCGCCGTATATGGCAAAGAAACCGTAGTGGCAGTCTCCGCGCAGTTGGAAGTTAGATATGGTAGAAGTTTCGCGGAAAGAAATGTAAGGCGGATGATGCAATTGGCCCTGGTTTTTCCCGATCTGGAGATTGTGTCGCAACTGGCGACACAATTGAGTTGGTCGCATTTTATTGAATTGCTCCCACTTAAAAAGGACGGGGCCAGAATGTTTTATGCGTCAAAAGCAGCCGAAGAAACATGGGGCAGGAACGAGCTGCGGCATCAGATAGATAGAAAAGCATTTGAGCGTAGGGAAATTGCACAAATCCAATTTAGTGAGCAGTCAGATGATCTACAGACGAGCTTCAAAGATCCCTATTTTTTAGAGTTTTTAGGGTTGAAGGAAGGTTATATGGAGAATAATCTTGAAGAAGCGATCCTGAAAGAACTGGAGCTGTTTATCCTTGAACTCGGCAAAGGTTTTGCCTTTGTCGAACGTCAGAAGAGAATGATCCTCGATGGGGATGATTTTTATCTGGACCTATTGTTTTTCCATAGAAAATTAAAGCGTTTGGTGGCCATTGAACTCAAATTAGGAAAATTTATCCCGGCCCATAAGGGTCAGATGGAACTATATTTAAAATGGCTGAACAGGTTTGAGAAACAGGAGGGAGAAAACCCAGCTATCGGACTCATACTCTGTGCGGAAAAAAGTAATGAACAGGTTGAACTGTTGGAGATGGGTAAAGAGGGAATTATGGTTGCTGAATATTGGACTGAATTGCCGCCTAGGGACGAGCTTGAAGCGAAACTTCACAGTGCGATGATAGAGGCTAGAGAGCATTTGGAAAGAAAAAAACTACTTTAA
- a CDS encoding recombinase family protein: MVFGYARVSTLDQSLNLQMDALLKEGVLEKNIYTDKVSSTAEDRKSLNKLWDFVRSGDTIIVWKLDRLARSLIHFTKLMTELEEKGVKFKSITEPFIDTTKQSSHSKFLINMFAALAQLERDIIIERTKAGMESAKQRGIVLGAPKGLSKKNQQKAVLCEEYFRDGKLTVSEICSQLKISRATYYKYLRIRGLQGEVRSYGKTQ, from the coding sequence ATGGTTTTTGGATACGCTAGGGTAAGTACATTGGATCAGTCCCTCAATCTTCAGATGGACGCGCTCCTCAAAGAGGGCGTACTGGAAAAGAATATCTATACCGATAAGGTATCCAGTACGGCCGAAGATAGAAAGAGTCTCAATAAACTTTGGGACTTCGTACGTAGCGGTGATACCATTATTGTCTGGAAACTGGACCGGTTGGCCAGGAGCCTTATCCATTTTACAAAGCTGATGACCGAGCTTGAGGAAAAGGGGGTAAAGTTCAAGAGCATAACCGAGCCTTTCATAGATACCACTAAACAGTCCTCTCACAGTAAATTTCTGATCAATATGTTCGCTGCGCTGGCCCAGTTGGAGCGGGATATCATTATAGAGCGCACAAAGGCGGGCATGGAATCTGCCAAGCAACGGGGAATCGTGCTGGGAGCGCCCAAGGGACTCAGTAAAAAGAACCAACAAAAGGCTGTACTTTGCGAAGAGTATTTCAGGGATGGGAAACTAACTGTTTCCGAAATCTGCTCGCAATTGAAAATATCCCGGGCAACCTATTACAAATATTTGCGAATTAGGGGTCTCCAAGGGGAAGTTAGATCCTATGGGAAAACACAATGA
- a CDS encoding cytochrome c oxidase assembly factor Coa1 family protein yields the protein MNDNLIEQKSWWGSNWKWLVPVSGIILFVIAMFFSSGMDGITTDLVQAYADTELYENALEKVKSDKRVTELLGGIKPIDNLAILEGFLEYSNDNKTVNSSIRIVGDKGKASLDISADKLNGEWNYTKINVRIKKPPEKKQTIEIVTAE from the coding sequence ATGAATGACAATTTAATTGAACAAAAAAGTTGGTGGGGATCCAATTGGAAATGGCTTGTTCCGGTAAGTGGAATAATCTTGTTTGTAATTGCAATGTTCTTTTCTTCTGGAATGGACGGAATAACCACTGATTTGGTTCAGGCATATGCGGATACCGAACTTTACGAAAATGCGCTTGAAAAGGTAAAATCTGATAAAAGAGTGACAGAATTACTTGGCGGAATTAAACCGATTGACAACCTTGCAATATTGGAAGGATTTTTAGAATATAGTAATGACAATAAAACTGTGAACTCATCCATTCGCATAGTGGGAGATAAAGGAAAGGCGAGTTTGGATATTTCTGCAGACAAATTGAATGGCGAATGGAACTACACAAAAATAAACGTCAGAATTAAAAAGCCACCAGAGAAAAAACAAACTATTGAAATTGTAACAGCAGAATAA